Proteins from a single region of Oncorhynchus tshawytscha isolate Ot180627B linkage group LG03, Otsh_v2.0, whole genome shotgun sequence:
- the LOC112241922 gene encoding trichohyalin isoform X4 produces the protein MISLEEERDNLEAELKKTELLENKMFAAERENSQLRERERERYQEESLRKRRKESEGREREERLRRKLELREGEVEVLRVKLIVLEEERDEGKREQQTLEGKMERQMAQLREREEEVEKLREEEEKAGARLQQSEEELRNLKDRMHQSELSEKHVSDLLIETESLLETERSQSRDRDKALHLAKEERERERAQETEQHNVRLEEEVKKWKERVEERIKEVARLSQLLKEREEEDFRVRAVESSGERQRKKGELKRSEEERERQEDVLRRNKEEREWLGAQLKEEQTEGERLRSRLEEVQRGQPLLQEDRGCRVERLGAQVKALEEERDHLLAEIRKKEREAGILKDETHRERREKERTGSSLRRMEEELKESREALALHLATLKEQGAEMTRSRERSRKEVQEKEGDNQKMREGLRTAMQEMATLNQLLEESHREGERLRSLLQERKEEMVKSREESLRAARGEVEELRGRTRAVEQEKREVERKLRDREEEMEEAVREKDRRQKVMEEVLVEKEAELTTTRARLDVLEEQRTELRCLAAEKAVTQLRERIRVVEGEMEGVREEKKSEIERLQRKMETLRQEEEERRESLKLREQESLRRVELVTDMLRERETELERVREKAYREEKDKLEERKRDTEEVKLQSLEKEETDEQRLREPGEQRETDQKRGERSREGPGREVWLQDEVDTLRKRVSSQLLDTEERERLLRQREEEGQESLRLLRQRETELYTLRERVEELGKDRDRVTAALEKTEATMIGYRDRAHQQEQSRGAGSERAVAQLEIDPLVQERLSVLQRAWPS, from the exons ATGATCTCActggaggaagaaagagacaatctggaggcagaactgaagaAAACTGAACTATTGGAGAACAAAATGTTTGCTGCGGAGAGAGAGAACTcacagctcagagagagggagagagaaagataccagGAGGAGAGtctgagaaagaggaggaaggagtcGGAGGgaagggagcgagaggagagactgagaagaAAGCTGgagctgagagaaggagaggttgaGGTCTTGAGAGTGAAGTTGATTGTCttagaagaagagagggatgaggggaagagagagcagcagacactagaggggaagatggagagacagatggcTCAgctgagggaaagagaagaggaggtagagaaactgagggaggaggaagagaaggccgGGGCTAGGCTACAGCAGAGCGAGGAAGAGTTGAGAAATCTGAAAGACAGAATGCACCAGTCAGAGCTCTCAGAGAAACACGTCTCAGACCTTCTGATAGAGACGGAGTCTTTACTAGAGACCGAGAGGAGTCAGAGCAGAGACAGGGATAAAGCACTACACCTGgccaaggaggagagggagagagaacgggcaCAGGAAACAGAGCAGCACAACGTGAGACTGGAAGAGGAGGTGAAGAAATGGAAAGAAAGAGTGGAGGAACGGATAAAAGAAGTAGCAAGGCTCTCACAGctcctgaaggagagagaggaggaggactttAGGGTGAGAGCGGTAGAGAgcagtggagaaagacagagaaagaagggggaactgaaaaggagtgaggaggagagggagagacaggaggatgtTTTGAGGAGGAAcaaggaggagagggaatggtTGGGTGCCCAGCTGAAAGAGGagcagacggagggagagagactgaggtcCAGACTAGAGGAGGTGCAGAGAGGACAACCCCTCCTGCAGGAGGATAGAGGATGTCGCGTAGAGAGGCTGGGGGCTCAGGTTAAagccctggaggaggagagagaccaccTCTTAGCTGAGatcaggaagaaggagagagaggctgggatcCTGAAGGATGAGactcacagagagaggagagagaaggagaggactgGCTCCTCActgagaaggatggaggaggagttgAAGGAGAGCAGGGAGGCGCTGGCCCTCCATCTGGCCACCCTgaaggagcagggagcagagatgACCAGGAGCAGGGAGAGAAGCAGGAAGGAGgtgcaggagaaggagggggacaaccagaagatgagagaggggctgaggacaGCCATGCAGGAGATGGCTACCCTGAACCAGCTGCTGGAGGAGAgccacagggagggggagaggctaAGGAGCCTCCtgcaggagaggaaagaggagatggtgaagagcagggaggagagcCTGCGTGCTGCccggggggaggtggaggagctgCGAGGGAGGACCAGGGCTGTGGAGCAAGAGAaaagggaggtggagagaaagctcagagacagagaggaggagatggaggaggcagtgagagagaaggacaggagaCAGAAGGTGATGGAGGAGGTGTTGGTAGAGAAGGAGGCTGAGCTGACCACCACCAGGGCTAGACTGGATGTCCTGGAGGAACAGAGGACAGAGCTCAGATGTCTGGCTGCTGAGAAGGCAGTTACACAGctcagagagagaatcagagtggtggagggagagatggagggagtgagagaagagaagaagagcgaGATCGAGAGGCTTCAGCGGAAGATGGAGACGttgagacaggaagaggaggagaggagggagagtctGAAACTAAGGGAGCAGGAGAGTCTGAGGCGTGTAGAGTTAGTCACGGAcatgctgagagagagggagacggagctggagagggtgagagagaaagcttacagagaggagaaagataaactggaggagaggaagagagacacagaggaagtgAAACTGCAGAGTCTGGAGAAAGAagagacagatgaacagagactgagagagcctGGGGAACAAAGGGAGACAGaccagaagagaggagaaagaagtcGGGAGGGTCCAGGAAGAGAGGTCTGGCTTCAGGACGAGGTAGATACTCTGAGGAAGAGAGTGTCCTCCCAGCTCCTGGAcacagaggaaagggagagactgttgagacagagagaagaggagggccAGGAGAGTCTTAGActgttgagacagagagagacagagctttacaccctgagagagagagtagaggaactCGGTAAGGACAGAGACCGTGTCACAGCTGCCCTGGAGAAGACTGAGGCTACCATGATTGGCTACCGGGACAGAGCCCACCAACAGGAGCAAAGCAGAGGGGCGGGATCTGAG AGGGCCGTGGCCCAGCTAGAGATAGACCCCCTGGTCCAGGAACGTCTGTCTGTCCTGCAGAGGGCGTGGCCCAGCTAG
- the LOC121846250 gene encoding trichohyalin-like — MALSSELGHRDGEVVAMKNRMEGLEKEKEEMSCLGERWRERAEKRAEEGERWREKAEEREREYERLSQRLTEKEKNNSEQLKAVKRESDKIAEQLKKEEVDGRKRLEKIEELNTRMISLEEERDNLEAELKKTELLENKMFAAERENSQLRERERERYQEESLRKRRKESEGRERSEEIEELKTRIISLEEERDNLEREMDEMSQRFKETENKESEQLKDRRREMEKVAEVLRTREGEMRKREEEMTELKAMVISLEEELKDIEILKGNLQALEEVNTKLRDKEIEEERKTEKREAEERERAERLKEELAQKDVEVQEVKNRVEGLEKEREEMLCLLEERDAELERLTTEHKSHLHRERKLKEEGERWRERAEEGERWREKAEEGERWRERAEEGEL; from the exons atggcgTTGAGCTCGGAGCTGgggcacagagatggagaggtggtggcgaTGAAGAACAGGATGGAGGGattggagaaggagaaggaggagatgtcGTGTct gggggagagatggagggagagagcagaaaagagagcagaagagggagagagatggagggagaaagcagaggagagggagagagaatatgagagacTGAGTCAGAGGCTCACTGAAAAAGAGAAGAATAACAGTGAACAACTAAAGGCTgtgaaaagagagagtgacaAGATAGCAGAACAACTGAAAAAGGAGGAGGTAGATGGAAGGAAGAGATTAGAGAAGATAGAGGAGCTGAACACTAGAATGATCTCActggaggaagaaagagacaatctggaggcagaactgaagaAAACTGAACTATTGGAGAACAAAATGTTTGCTGCGGAGAGAGAGAACTcacagctcagagagagggagagagaaagataccagGAGGAGAGtctgagaaagaggaggaaggagtccgagggaagggagagatcagaggagatagaggagctGAAAACTAGAATAATCTCActggaggaagaaagagacaatCTGGAGAGGGAAATGGATGAAATGAGTCAGAGGTTTAAAGAAACAGAGAATAAAGAGAGTGAACAACTgaaagacagaagaagagagatggagaaggtggCAGAAGTTCTGAGAacaagggaaggagagatgagaaagagagaggaggagatgacagAGCTGAAAGCCATGGTCATCTCTCTGGAGGAAGAGTTGAAGGACATTGAAATATTAAAGGGAAACCTTCAGGCTTTAGAAGAGGTCAACACCAAACTCCGGGACaaggagatagaggaagagaggaagacggaaaagagagaagcagaagagagggagagggcggagAGATTGAAAGAAGAGCTGGCACAGAAAGACGTGGAGGTACAGGAGGTGAAGAACAGGGTGGAGGGattggagaaggagagggaggagatgctGTGTCTGTTGGAGGAGAGAGACGCAGAGCTGGAGAGACTAACCACAGAACACAAGAGccacctacacagagagagaaaactgaaggaggagggggagagatggagagagagagcagaggagggagagagatggagggagaaagcagaagagggggagagatggagagagagagcagaggagggaga GCTgtga